In a genomic window of Niallia taxi:
- a CDS encoding copper homeostasis protein CutC, with translation MESVVLKEFCAENLTNIPAAIKAGAKRIELCDNLAVGGTTPSYGVIKKAVEIAHNAGVTVMTMIRPRGGSFEYSHAEAEIMANDIEICVQLGSDGVVFGCLENGWIDEELTSQLISKSEDMEITFHMAFDELSEEDQFKAIDWLAEKKVSRILTHGGSADQSIEANFPHLKKLIKYAGDRIIILPGAGVNYQNLEGLLDALQVKEAHGTKIVKL, from the coding sequence ATGGAAAGTGTTGTATTAAAAGAATTTTGTGCAGAAAACCTGACCAACATTCCTGCTGCAATAAAAGCGGGAGCAAAAAGAATTGAACTTTGTGACAACTTAGCTGTAGGGGGAACGACTCCATCTTATGGGGTAATTAAAAAAGCGGTTGAGATAGCCCATAATGCCGGTGTCACGGTTATGACTATGATCAGACCAAGAGGTGGAAGCTTTGAATATAGTCATGCAGAGGCAGAGATAATGGCAAATGATATTGAAATATGTGTGCAGCTTGGTTCCGATGGGGTTGTATTTGGGTGCTTGGAGAATGGGTGGATTGATGAAGAGTTGACTTCTCAGTTGATAAGTAAATCAGAAGATATGGAAATCACTTTTCATATGGCATTCGATGAATTATCAGAAGAAGATCAGTTTAAAGCAATTGATTGGCTTGCTGAAAAGAAGGTTAGCAGAATTTTGACACATGGTGGCAGTGCAGACCAGAGCATTGAAGCTAACTTCCCACATCTAAAGAAGCTAATTAAATATGCAGGTGACCGGATTATTATCTTACCAGGTGCTGGTGTTAATTATCAAAACTTAGAAGGTCTATTAGATGCTTTGCAGGTGAAAGAAGCACATGGAACAAAAATAGTAAAGCTATGA
- a CDS encoding DMT family transporter yields MKNTLLGSLYLILASSIWGGMYVVVKIVVAVIPPLELVWLRYLIAILTLLLIGFVTKQKWRIEKRFIWIIVAIGIIGNAISIVAQETGTMLSTAQMGAIITASTPAFMVIFARLILKESLTIKKGISVCLATIGVILIVGIGDINLSSTLGGVSLVIAALTWALMSVLVKRIPSSYSQIVVTTYSILVALIVLTPFVLPRLPELNMIQLTHPTIWGGLLYLGIISTAGGFLLWNRGLQMLNASSGGIYFFFQPVVGTLLGWLLLDEKIGFMFWIGSILILIGVLFVIKEDK; encoded by the coding sequence ATGAAAAACACCTTATTAGGTTCCTTATATTTAATTCTTGCTTCTAGTATTTGGGGCGGCATGTATGTTGTCGTGAAGATTGTGGTGGCGGTTATTCCCCCACTTGAGCTTGTGTGGTTGCGCTATTTAATTGCTATTTTGACACTTCTCCTCATAGGATTTGTGACAAAACAAAAATGGCGAATCGAAAAGCGTTTTATTTGGATAATCGTTGCCATTGGGATTATAGGCAATGCGATTTCGATTGTTGCACAAGAAACAGGGACGATGCTGTCAACAGCGCAAATGGGGGCAATCATCACAGCTTCAACACCTGCATTTATGGTTATTTTTGCCCGCCTCATTCTTAAAGAAAGCTTAACTATTAAAAAAGGAATCTCAGTATGCCTTGCCACAATAGGAGTTATTCTTATTGTTGGCATAGGGGATATCAATTTGTCCAGCACACTTGGCGGGGTTTCTCTTGTGATTGCTGCCTTAACATGGGCACTTATGTCTGTTCTAGTGAAACGCATTCCAAGCAGTTACTCGCAAATTGTAGTAACAACCTATTCTATTTTGGTCGCACTTATTGTGCTAACACCATTTGTTTTACCGCGTTTACCTGAGTTGAATATGATACAACTGACTCATCCGACTATTTGGGGCGGACTATTATATTTAGGTATTATCTCAACAGCAGGCGGCTTTCTTCTTTGGAACCGTGGATTACAAATGCTTAATGCCTCAAGCGGCGGAATTTATTTCTTCTTTCAGCCAGTAGTGGGAACATTGCTTGGTTGGCTGTTATTAGATGAAAAAATCGGCTTTATGTTTTGGATAGGTTCTATCCTGATTTTAATAGGTGTGTTATTCGTTATTAAAGAAGATAAGTAG
- a CDS encoding HAD family hydrolase yields MSFKPKAIFLDMDGTILTSFNKVSLKTKEIIDNLREQGIFVFIATGRAFDEIAELVPEGFQVDGFITSNGMAGYIEDKPVFQHSLSRELVESVIEKARLNKIYYELFPYDSARITLNQDKDYVQNEIRDPQPEGVEINEWLSRKQAIKEEIAWKDSIEGNMFSKFYFFARTKEHINEWKDILNELKQETDFTTSTSSSHNVELMYANVNKATGIKQMLAHFGILEEDILAIGDSYNDLPMFEFVDYAVAMKNAAEPIKKIVNDVTEFTCDEDGVYQYLSRFSSVKI; encoded by the coding sequence AAATTATTGATAATTTACGGGAACAAGGAATCTTTGTATTTATTGCGACAGGAAGAGCATTCGATGAGATAGCCGAACTAGTTCCGGAAGGATTCCAGGTAGATGGCTTTATTACATCAAATGGAATGGCAGGATATATCGAGGATAAGCCTGTGTTTCAGCATTCCCTTTCTCGCGAATTAGTTGAATCAGTTATTGAAAAGGCAAGACTAAATAAAATATATTACGAGCTTTTTCCATACGATTCAGCACGTATCACATTAAATCAAGATAAAGATTATGTTCAAAACGAGATTAGAGATCCACAGCCCGAAGGTGTTGAGATTAATGAATGGCTTTCACGTAAACAAGCAATAAAAGAAGAGATTGCTTGGAAGGATTCTATTGAAGGAAATATGTTTTCGAAGTTTTATTTCTTTGCAAGAACAAAAGAGCATATTAATGAATGGAAAGATATACTTAACGAACTAAAGCAAGAAACTGACTTTACTACGTCAACTTCTTCAAGCCATAATGTGGAATTGATGTACGCAAATGTAAATAAAGCAACTGGCATTAAGCAGATGCTGGCTCATTTCGGGATATTAGAAGAAGACATTTTAGCAATTGGGGATAGTTATAATGATCTGCCAATGTTTGAGTTTGTTGATTATGCGGTAGCAATGAAAAATGCTGCAGAGCCGATCAAAAAAATCGTTAATGATGTAACAGAATTCACTTGTGATGAAGATGGAGTATATCAATATCTTTCTAGGTTTTCCTCTGTGAAAATCTAG